A stretch of Halomonas elongata DSM 2581 DNA encodes these proteins:
- the serB gene encoding phosphoserine phosphatase SerB — translation MTRRVLIRATGSARPGQLAGLGRALATSGARLLDINQSVTFGIVSLEALVGLEREADLEGALSAAGDELGLAVQAIQVSAEDYHRWTLQAGQPRLIMTLLAPHLPAGILAEVGALTAEQGLTVELIHRLSGREPLDGEVPEHGACVECWLRGDEVDIETLREKALALGAAHGIDIALQEDSIWRRHRRLVCFDMDSTLIQTEVIDELARRHGVFEEVAEVTERAMRGELDFQQSFRERMAKLKGLDESVLAEIAEQLPLMDGVERLMRHLKRLGYRTAILSGGFTYFAEYLQQRLGFDEIHANELVIENGKVTGEVREPIVDAERKAQLLREIAEREGLAMEQTIAVGDGANDLRMLAAAGLGIAFRAKPLVRQQASQSISTLGLDAVLYLIGYRQVDLEEKG, via the coding sequence ATGACACGACGAGTTTTGATTCGCGCGACCGGCAGTGCCCGCCCCGGTCAACTGGCGGGCCTGGGGCGCGCCCTGGCGACCAGCGGTGCCCGACTGCTGGATATCAACCAGAGCGTGACTTTCGGGATCGTTTCCCTGGAGGCACTGGTGGGGCTGGAGCGCGAGGCCGATCTCGAAGGCGCGCTGTCGGCGGCGGGTGACGAGCTCGGGCTGGCTGTCCAGGCAATCCAGGTCAGCGCCGAGGACTATCACCGCTGGACCCTGCAGGCCGGCCAGCCGCGCCTGATCATGACACTGCTGGCACCGCACCTGCCCGCCGGGATCCTGGCCGAGGTCGGCGCCTTGACCGCCGAGCAGGGGCTGACCGTGGAACTGATCCACCGGCTTTCCGGGCGCGAGCCACTGGATGGCGAGGTGCCGGAGCATGGTGCCTGTGTCGAGTGCTGGCTGCGTGGCGACGAGGTGGATATCGAGACGCTGCGCGAGAAGGCCCTGGCGCTGGGTGCGGCGCACGGTATCGATATTGCCCTGCAGGAGGATTCGATCTGGCGCCGTCATCGCCGTCTGGTGTGCTTCGACATGGATTCGACCCTGATCCAGACTGAGGTGATCGACGAGCTGGCGCGTCGCCATGGTGTCTTCGAGGAGGTGGCAGAGGTCACCGAGCGAGCCATGCGCGGCGAGCTGGATTTCCAGCAGAGCTTTCGCGAGCGCATGGCCAAGCTCAAGGGCCTCGATGAATCGGTGCTCGCCGAGATCGCCGAGCAGTTGCCCCTGATGGATGGTGTGGAGCGCCTGATGCGTCATCTCAAGCGACTCGGCTATCGCACGGCCATCCTGTCCGGCGGTTTCACCTACTTCGCCGAATACCTGCAGCAACGCCTCGGTTTCGACGAGATACATGCCAACGAGCTGGTGATCGAGAACGGCAAGGTGACCGGCGAGGTCCGCGAGCCGATCGTCGACGCCGAGCGCAAGGCACAACTGTTGCGTGAAATCGCCGAGCGGGAAGGGCTCGCCATGGAGCAGACCATCGCCGTGGGCGATGGCGCCAATGACCTCAGGATGCTGGCTGCCGCCGGTCTGGGCATCGCCTTTCGGGCCAAGCCGCTGGTGCGGCAGCAGGCCAGTCAGAGCATCTCCACGCTCGGCCTCGATGCCGTGCTCTACCTGATCGGATATCGGCAGGTGGACCTGGAGGAAAAAGGGTGA
- a CDS encoding ion transporter, giving the protein MNTQLLTWRDRFERIRANKIFETVVIAIIIVSALLIGAKTYEETSRFHYWLLALDMAVTVFFLVEILIRMAAEKRLRDFFKQGWNVFDFLIVTASLIPVGESDMVLLARLLRIFRVLRLVSMIPELRMLMAALVKSIPRMGYVALLMFIIFYIYAAIGSFLFADVDDYLWGNIAVAMLTLFRIATFEDWTDIMYATQEDFSWSWLYYLTFIFLTAFIFLNMMIGIVLDVMQKESMAIELESGEGEAAEIQGLRGDVRELREQVTRLESLLIQQNEASSSRRLTDES; this is encoded by the coding sequence GTGAATACGCAGTTATTGACCTGGCGCGACCGCTTCGAACGTATCCGCGCCAACAAGATCTTCGAGACGGTGGTCATTGCCATCATCATCGTCTCGGCCCTGCTGATCGGCGCCAAAACCTACGAGGAAACCAGCCGCTTTCACTATTGGCTGCTGGCGCTGGACATGGCGGTCACGGTGTTCTTCCTAGTGGAGATCCTGATTCGCATGGCGGCGGAGAAACGCCTGCGTGACTTCTTCAAGCAGGGCTGGAATGTCTTTGATTTTCTGATCGTCACGGCGAGCCTGATTCCGGTGGGTGAGTCGGACATGGTCCTGCTGGCGCGATTGCTGAGGATCTTCCGCGTATTGCGGCTGGTCTCGATGATTCCCGAGCTGCGCATGCTGATGGCCGCGCTGGTCAAGTCGATACCACGCATGGGCTATGTGGCGTTGTTGATGTTCATCATCTTCTATATCTACGCCGCGATAGGCAGTTTCCTGTTTGCCGATGTCGACGATTATCTCTGGGGCAATATCGCCGTTGCCATGCTGACATTGTTTCGCATCGCGACCTTCGAGGACTGGACCGATATCATGTATGCCACCCAGGAAGACTTCTCCTGGAGCTGGCTGTATTACCTGACGTTCATCTTCCTCACCGCCTTCATTTTCCTGAACATGATGATCGGCATCGTGCTGGATGTGATGCAGAAGGAAAGTATGGCGATCGAGCTGGAAAGTGGCGAGGGAGAGGCCGCCGAGATACAGGGCCTGCGGGGCGATGTGCGCGAATTGCGCGAACAGGTGACGAGACTGGAGAGCTTGCTGATCCAGCAGAATGAGGCCTCGTCATCCAGAAGGCTGACGGACGAATCCTGA
- a CDS encoding M4 family metallopeptidase: MKTDQQLPIRPFLPPYLLERIAGSSDARRRDRAYRTLHDDQGLRARAGTAELPEGSSRRGEPVRHVHSAGHARELPGERVRSEGQPASGDPAVDEAYEGLGATYRLYWDVFQRHSLDDRGMALLATVHYGQEYENAFWDGRQMVFGDGDGELFKRFTISLDIIAHELTHGVIQHEAALVYADQAGALNESLADVFGSLVKQYRRGQDVESADWLIGADLFTERVEGRALRSMAAPGTAYDDPLLGRDPQPGHMRDFVDTRDDNGGVHINSGIPNRAFHLAAMALGGNAWEAAGPVWYDTLVDERLARDSDFVAFAELTLDNAERRFGADGHVVQAVREAWREVGVLS, translated from the coding sequence ATGAAGACTGACCAGCAGCTGCCGATTCGCCCCTTCTTACCGCCTTACCTGCTCGAGCGCATCGCCGGTTCGAGCGATGCCCGACGGCGCGATCGCGCCTACCGCACGCTTCATGATGACCAGGGGTTGCGTGCCAGGGCCGGCACTGCCGAACTGCCGGAAGGCAGTTCGCGACGCGGTGAGCCCGTGCGTCATGTCCACTCCGCCGGTCATGCCCGCGAGCTGCCGGGCGAGCGGGTGCGCAGCGAGGGCCAACCGGCCAGTGGCGACCCCGCCGTCGACGAGGCCTACGAAGGCCTGGGCGCGACTTATCGGCTCTACTGGGACGTGTTCCAGCGTCATTCTCTGGACGACCGCGGCATGGCGCTGCTGGCCACCGTGCATTATGGCCAGGAATACGAGAACGCCTTCTGGGACGGCCGGCAGATGGTGTTCGGTGATGGGGATGGGGAGCTCTTCAAGCGTTTCACCATCTCGCTGGATATCATCGCCCATGAGCTGACCCATGGCGTGATCCAGCACGAGGCCGCGCTGGTCTACGCGGATCAGGCCGGGGCCCTCAATGAGTCCCTGGCGGACGTCTTCGGTAGCTTGGTCAAGCAGTATCGGCGGGGCCAGGACGTCGAGAGCGCCGACTGGCTGATCGGCGCCGATCTGTTCACCGAACGGGTCGAGGGGCGTGCGCTGCGTTCCATGGCTGCGCCGGGCACCGCCTATGACGATCCGCTCCTGGGGCGTGATCCGCAGCCAGGCCACATGCGGGATTTCGTCGACACCCGTGACGACAACGGCGGTGTGCACATCAACTCGGGTATTCCCAATCGGGCCTTCCACCTCGCTGCCATGGCGCTGGGCGGGAATGCCTGGGAAGCAGCAGGGCCTGTCTGGTACGACACTCTCGTCGACGAGCGCCTGGCCCGGGATAGCGACTTCGTCGCCTTTGCCGAACTGACCCTGGACAATGCCGAGCGGCGTTTCGGCGCCGATGGCCACGTTGTACAGGCGGTGCGTGAGGCCTGGCGCGAGGTGGGGGTACTGTCGTGA
- a CDS encoding protealysin inhibitor emfourin produces the protein MNAKDAAPRLTATSVLRLSREGGVAHMPGLARPRRIRCDRCSEAQRAELQALLDEAVRYGECQAPGTDRRILHLGVEEGDEMPIWTLSVAEDSVPETLLRWWRLAVEDAFSSDDGDPA, from the coding sequence GTGAACGCCAAGGACGCCGCTCCACGCCTGACGGCCACCAGTGTGCTGCGGCTGAGTCGTGAAGGTGGCGTGGCGCATATGCCGGGCCTGGCCAGGCCGCGTCGGATTCGCTGCGACCGTTGCAGCGAGGCGCAGCGCGCCGAACTTCAGGCCCTGCTGGATGAGGCGGTGAGATACGGCGAGTGCCAGGCACCGGGGACCGATCGGCGCATCTTGCATCTGGGCGTGGAAGAGGGCGACGAGATGCCGATCTGGACCCTGAGTGTCGCCGAGGACTCCGTACCCGAGACCTTGCTGCGCTGGTGGCGTCTTGCCGTCGAGGATGCGTTTTCGTCGGATGACGGCGACCCTGCTTGA